The genomic DNA TCAACAAGCAGGGTTTACGTCAAAGGAAATTCTCGCAAGAGAAAATGATTTGCGGCAGAACTCACTCAGTATGACGCGACAGAACTTGCAGGAGCACTTTGTTCTTGACCGCATCGCTGAGCAGGAAAACATTGAAGTGTCAGATGAAGATCTCGATATGGAAATCTTCAGCATGGCGATGCAAAAGGGTGAAAACCCACGTCGTGTCCGCGCCAGAATGATCAAAAACGGAACCATCGAAAACCTGGAAGCTCAGATTCGTGAGCGAAAAGCAGTCGATGTGATTCTGGATTCTGCAGAATTCACTGACATCGAGATGCCACCAACAGTTTCGAATAATATCGAAGCGCTCAATCGAAGTGTCTGCCGAACGACTTCACAGTCGGATATTGATGCAGATGCGGACGATGAAGAGGGTGACGAAGAGTAATACCTCATTGCTGCAAGCAGATTTCGGTTTTGCAGATGCGGGAATCAGGATTGAAGGTGCGAGCAAAACGGCTCGCACCTTTTTCTTTGCGCTGGAGAACCTCTCTCCTGTGACGGTTTTCGTCGACCAATGATCTCGCTATCGTTCTCAAAGGGGGGCAAGGCATTACGAGGATCACGTGTTGACTCTTCCGGAGGTGCTGTTTTGTTATTGCGGGGCGTGTCCTGTCCTGGTCTCTCAGGGTGCCTGTGAGTATTGATGCTGGCGAACTCAATTTGGCCACTTTTTATTTCTGGCTTCTTTGTTTCGGTACTCCAGTGGTGATGAACCTCTCGTTTGGAAACTTTCGCCTGAATAAATCGTAAGATTACTTTTTCGAGATCATTTCTTTCTACGGAAAGCTGACGACGTGGCAAACGTTCTGGATAAAATTGTTGAGTACAAACGGGGTGAAATCGCTGCCGCCAAGCTTCGACGATCTGTCGCCGACATTCAGGCAGAAATTGTCGATGCTCCTCAGGTTCGCTCATTCACTGAGGCCTTGAAGTTGCATCACCCAATGGGTTTGATCGCAGAAGTTAAGCGGGCATCTCCGTCAGCGGGTTTGATTCGTGAAGACTTTGATCCAGTCGAAATTGCGAGGATCTACGAGCAGAATGGAGCAGCCTGCATTAGCGTTTTGACAGACGAGCACTTCTTTCAAGGTTCGCTCGATTACCTTGAAGAGGTTCGCAAGCAAGCAGGAATCCCTGTTTTGCGTAAAGACTTTATTCTGGACCCATATCAGGTCTACGAAGCACGCGCAGCAGGGGCCGATGCGATTCTACTCATCGCTGAGTGCCTCGATGATCGTGAGTTGCTCGAGCTTTACACTCTCGCGGTTGACCTTCAAATGGAGGCGCTCGTTGAGGTTTATGAGCCTGCGAATGTCGAGCGTGTACTTCAGCTGAATCCTCCTCTGGTCGGTGTGAATAATCGCAATTTACAAACATTCGAAACTGACCTGAATCATACGATCTCGCTTCGAAAACAGATCCCGGACCATATTCTCTTAGTCGGAGAAAGTGGAATCCACACACGAGCAGATGTTTTGCGGCTTCAGGGCGGTGGGGCGCATGCGATTCTGGTTGGCGAATCCCTGATGCGTTCTGAAGACATCGGCTCGCGGGTCCGTGACATTCTTGGAGCATCCTCGACTTCTGAAAAGGAAGACTGATGACGACTGAATCAACAACTGTCGAACATGTGCTAGTGGTCCCGACGTCACTATTTCACGAAATAGGGCATTTCCAAGGCTATACCACGGAAATCAAGCCGTACCTGGAGAGGCTCTTCGATCCAAAGCACGTCAGTTATCGCCCCAGAAACGAAGTTGAGGAAGACCCAAGCTTCAAGCAACTCATTCCCTACTGCATCTTCCGTCATGCGGGGGAGATCTTTTATTACACGCGCGGCTCTGAATCTGGCGAAGGGCGGCTACACGCGAAACGCTCGATTGGAATCGGCGGACATATTTCTGCAGAAGATCAAAATTCTGGAAGCCATGTTTATCACGTTGCAATGCAGCGTGAAATCGAAGAGGAAGTCTATATGGAATCAGGGTTTACGCAAAAATGTGTAGCTCTGATTAATGATGATGAAAACGAGGTTGGAAAGGTCCATCTTGGGATTGTTCACATCTTTGACCTGGAAGCGGCAAAAGTTCGACCACGTGAAAAGTCGATCATACAGACAGGATTCGAAAAACCGGCACAACTGGCTAAGTCTTCAGAGGATTTTGAGACTTGGTCACAAATCTGTCTCGAATTCCTCAAGGACGAAAATAATTCATAGCGACTCGGATACGAATAGCCTCCTGGCCTCATATCGAGTCGCTCAAGCGAGTCGGATGCAGACAAAGGAGTCTCTGTCGTGAAGGTCATTAAAAGTTTGCTGGTCGCCGGGGTTCTGGCGAGTGTGGGGACATCCACAGTGAGTGTTCAGCAGGCATCTGCTCAAGATCAGGCTGCTGTCGGGGTGACAGAAGATCAGCTTGGGGAGCTCATCTCTGCTTTGGGGCTTGAGCCCGAGAAGAAGGTCTCGCGGTACGATTTCGCATTCCAGACGGTTGTCAATGACGAAGAGTGGGAACTCTCGATGTCTGCGATTTTGAGTAAGGATGGGTCAGGTGTGTGGCTGATGGCCTGGCTGGATCCGCTTCCTACAGTCTCGGCAGAAGTTCCCAAAACAGCCCTTCTTCGCCTGTTGGCCCAGAATGACGAGCTTGGGGGCGGGAAATTCTTCTCATATATCCCAGCCACGCGTCGTTTTGTTTTACAGCGAACAATTCCAAACGAAGAATTGACCTCGGCGAAGCTTCGGGTAAGCTTGCAGGACTTGGGAGCAAGCGTTGTGCAAACTTATCCAATCTGGTCGGTTTCTAACTGGAATCCAACAGGAATTCCAGCAGCTCCGACTGGTCGGAGTACGCAACCTGCCTCAACAGGTGCGACTCAATCTGCTGTGAACGAATCGAAGTTCGAGCAGCCAATACGTAAGTAAAAGTGCGTTCAGCGTAGTTTGGGCCGATTAGAAACGGCTGCTGAACACCACGATTCCGGGGGCGATACCCGGGTTGCAGCCGCGACTTCATCGGCAGGGTTTCCTGGTTCAGGAAGCTCTCTCGATGGAGTTGCGGCTCACCTTGTTGAACACCGAATGTTTTCTTATGTTTTGAACTTGATTCGCTTCGAAGAATCACACTGGTTCTCAGGGCCAGAAATGTTTATGCTGATGACCACAGATACTAGAATTCGAGTTTTTTAGCTCACAACTTACCAATTTTGTTCACTCTCATTTTTTAATTTGCGAGGGAACGTGAAGCGAACGATTGAAAGATCTGTCTTTCGTTCGTCAAAAAGGAGTGAAGGGCGTGTCGACAATTACCGACGAGAATCCGACAAAAACCACGCCCGGTGCTGCAAGAACATTGTTCACTCGCCGTACTAGTTCGTTACTTGGAATCCAGATAGCTGGATGTGGGTCGTATGTCCCTGAGATGGTCGTTACTAACGAGCAGCTCGATCAGGAATACGGCTGCGATCCGAATTGGATTGTGCAGCGGACCGGGATTCGTGAACGACGCCATTGCCCGCCTGAAATGGCCACGAGCGACATGTGTGTCGAGGCCTCCCGTAAGGCGATCCGCTCTTCCGGCGTTGATCCACAACAGATAGATCTCCTTGTTTGTGGGACATTTACGCCTGATTATCACTGCCCTTCGACGGCCTGCCTGGTGCAAGATAAGCTGGGGCTCGATTGTCCCGCGTTTGACACTGCGGCCGCCTGTGCTGGCTTCATGTACGCACTGGTGACGGCATCGCAGTTCGTTGCCACTGGGAATGCAAAATACGCCCTCGCAGTCGGAGGGGATCTGAACAGCCGTATCGTGAATCCGAAAGATCAACGGACGTACCCTCTCTTCGGTGATGGAGCAGGGGCTGTGCTCGTCACACGGGGAACACCACATCAGGGGCTGGTTTGCTATCAACTCGGCTCAGACGGCTCAGGTGGCCCGTTATTGGACCGACCAGCTGGCGGGACACATACGCCAATTACTCCAGAAGCGATTGTTGCAGGAGAGCAGTATCTCCGTATGGATGGTCGCAGCGTGTTTAAGTGGGCAGTCCGCATGCTGGCGGACACAATTGAGCTCGTTCTGGAGAAAAGCGGGATGAGTGTCCACGATATCTCGCAATTTGTTCTGCATCAGGCCAACGTTCGGATTATCAATGCGGCAGCTGATCAGCTTGGGATTCCTCAGGAGAAGCTGTTTGTGAATCTGGATCGCTATGGCAACACATCCGGCGGGTCCATTCCAATCGCACTGGATGAAGCTTTCCAGGAAGGAAAGATCCATCGGGGCGACGCCATTCTGATGTGCGGATTTGGCGGTGGATTGACATGGGGAACGGGCGTCTTCCGCTGGTAAGCTTGCGGGCTTTTCATCTCCGTCTCTGCTTCGCTGTATCGTGTTTTTTGAATTGACCCTCGCATTCTGCTTAGAGGCGAACAGCAATTTCTCTGGAAAGACGTGTTCTCTACATGCCGATGAAGATCGCTTCGGTGCTCTTGTTTTTTTAAGGGGCTGCCAGTGAAGCGGGACCCAAAGACTGTCTTGGGCTTGCATTATCGCATTTTTCAGTGTTCGTTCACGTCTCTTCGTGAGGATAGCTTCGCGACTTCCTGAATGGCTTCCTTCGGGGCCGGGAAAGGGAGGTCAGTTTGAGAAGTGGGGCGTTTTGATTTCTTGTAGGTCTGGGGCTTGTTTGAAGTTCTCTGATGGCACGAAAAAAACGCCGAAAGCTTTGGGGCTTTCGGCGTTTCTGTTTCACGTCACAGCGGGATCAGGTTCAGATCACGCGAACGTTCTCTGCACGTGGTCCTTTTGGGCCTTGTCCGACGTTGTACTCAACGCGTTGACCTTCGCGGAGGTCGTCGTAGCTAACCCCTTCTAGTGCTGAACTGTGGAAGAACATGTCTTTTCCAGTTCCATCTTCAATAAAGCCAAATCCTTTTGAGGTGATTCGCTTAATTGTTCCTTCTGCCATAACTCTCTTCCAGTACTCTCAAAATGGTGTGCTGTCATCTGTTCGTGAAACACTCACGTAGTCTTGACTGCAAAGGTTGTCGTAAAATCTTCTTTGTACACTTTGCAAAATGCGTCAGTGTTTTGGCTTGTGCCTGTGATTTGCGATTATGATTCACATTTCACTTTTGGCGGATAGCAAGTATTTGCAGAGCAAGTCTGCTGGGAGTGATTGAACGTGTTGACGAACCGTCTCAAACGGACTCAGATTCATCAGACGGATCCGCTTCGGCGTCTGGAGGCTCCGGAGGAATAACAAGTCCTCCAGCTTCTTTTCTCTCCATGCGGCGAGCACGCTTGGCTTCTGCTTTAGCGCGTTTCTCCGCTTCTCGTTGACGCTTGGCGAATGTGTTCTGATTTTTTGCGATGAGGTCTCTCCATTTAAACGGGATTCAGTTGAATTCACAAACCTATGAACCACGACTGATACTTCTAGTTGATCTCTGTCTGAAAGTCACGTGACTCGCATTGAGTGAGGCACTCGCGAGTGCCTCAAAGGCTACGGTGACATGGCATTTCAGTTTGAACAGAGACTCCAAGGCATTGTTGGAACCTTGGATGCAAAGTTGCGATTCCATGTGTTATTCGTTGGGTGAATTCAGGCGATTTCTGATTCTTTATTGTATCTAGTGGAAGGTTGAACCGCCAATCGATTCAGTTAAGAAGGTGTGTGTTTTGCCTTCGGACCCTTCTTGAATGGTTTTTTCTTTGAGTGGTATTTTCTTTTTGGTTTTCCGTCCGGCGTCGCTGCGGAGTCTGCCGATCGGCGTTTTGCTGGCCGGTTGTTAGATGAAGATTTTCCGCGTCGACGTGACGGAGAGCCACCTTGGCGTTCTCGTCGTTGAGGTGCGGGAAACTCTGGATCGACTGGAACTTTCTGGCCAATGAATTGCTCGATGACGTGTAGCAGGCGACGTTCTTCGCTGCTGCAGAATGAAATTGCAATTCCATCTGCTCCAGCGCGTCCGGTCCGTCCAATTCGGTGGACATAGGCTTCCGCTTCGAGCGGGATATCGTAGTTGATGACATGAGTGATGCCGTCGACGTCGATTCCCCGGGCTGCGACATCGGTTGCAACCAAGACTTTGACGTGCTTCCTTTTGAAGGCGTTCAGTGCACGTTGGCGAGCGTTCTGTGATTTGTTTCCATGGATTGATGTCGCTTTCACGTCACGGTCTTGCAACCGTTCAGTTACCATGTCAGCGGTTCGCTTTGTCTTTGTGAAGACAAGAGCTTGTTCGACATCGTCACCATTGAGGATCGTCTGCAGCATGTTCTGCTTTCGACCACGGTCCATGTGGAGGACTCGTTGCGCGATTTTTTCGACGTTTGTCTTTTCTGGAGTCACGTCGACAGTGGCCGGTTCAACAAGCAGGCTTTGCGAGAGTTCGATGATCTTGGGGGGGAGCGTTGCTGAGAAGAACAGTGACTGTCGCTTTTCAGGAAGCTCTCGGATGATTCGCTTTAAGTCTGGCAGGAATCCCATGTCCAGCATGCGATCCGCTTCATCCAGAACGAAGCATTCAAGTTGGTTCAGTTCAATGTGTCCCTGGTTCATCAGGTCGAGCAGGCGACCTGGTGTTGCGATCAGGATATGAGCTCCACGTTTGAGCTTCCGGACCTGGTCGCGTTGAGAGACTCCTCCGTAAACGAGGACGTGTCGCAATCGCAGGTGACGACCATAAGTCGCAATGCTATCGCCGATTTGGACAGCGAGTTCACGTGTGGGGGCGAGGATTAAAGCGTGTGGTCGTTTCGAAACAGCTTTTCGATTTGTGCGACCGAGTTGGTTCAGGATTGGCAGTGAAAAGGCTGCCGTTTTCCCTGTTCCTGTCTGGGCAGAGCCGAGAACGTCTCGTCCTTCAAGAGCAACCGGGATGGTTTGCGCTTGAATGGGGGTTGGTGTTTCGTAGTTTTCATCTGCCAGTGCACGTTGCAATGGAGCAATGAGATTCAGTTCCGCAAACGTCTTCAATTGAATTCCTTAGGTGGTTTGGTGCCAATCAGAAAATTTCTGAAATGTGTGGTTCCGCCAGTGTTTTGACAGGCCAGAGTCAGTTTTTCGGATCAGTCCTTCAGCAACGTCGCTGCTGATTGGTTTTATCGTGCTGCTGTTTGAAATCGACGTTTTGATTTGAAGTAATCCGTACTGATTTTCAATCAACAATTTTGGCACAAGGTCTTGGCAGACATTGTCCACGTGGGTCATCCAGAACGTCAGGCTGATTTCTCACACTGTTGATTCAAAGAGAGCAACACGAGGGGCCGAAACCAGGCTAAAGTTTCAAATGGCGGAACACAGTATTTTGCGTTTTGCATCGCATGAAGCACTTCGATGGAGTTGGTTATCGACAGTTGACAGACCAATTCGTCGGAGACTTGCGAAGATGCGTCAATAAAATTGACAACACCAAGTGGCAAACGCCGCGTTCCGGGGAATTCTGGACAAACAAGAAATTCACAGAATTCATTGCATCATTTGATGACGCTGGCGGCTTCCCAGAGCGGTTAACACAACCGATAGTTGGCAGCAGGATGTGCGGAAAAAAGACCGACACACAACAACGGGATGACAGGAGGTTCCAGCTCTTAGATCAAAAGTACCCGTTCGGCCGGAACAACGTTTTCATTTCACTGAAACCGTTACTCGCTTTTCTCCGACCGATTTGTCCCAGGAAAATTTCCTTGAACAGAAGGGAGTATATCTATGGGATAGGCATTCGCCAACCCACAATTTTAAGAAATATGAGGATGTGGAGCCTTTTTTCCGTTCACAGTCAATATCGGAACTTCTCGATTTACCGTCATGGTAGGTTTTTGAGTGGGGGGAGAAGGCTCACAGGTCCATTGGTCACCTGTTTCTTTTTGAGCAAGTTTTTCGTTGGGCGGTCGGCGGTGGGCAGCTGCGAGAATTGAATTGCTACACTCAGCAGGGACTTGAAGGTGATTCTGAAATCTTTTCTTATTTCGTGAAGTTCAGGTTGAGCAGGGCACGATCCGGACTGCTTAGCTCGATGTTGAATTCGTTTTCCAACGGAGATTTCAATCCGTGATTTCTTTTCGGGATGTGCAGCCTGAACAAATGTATTCAAGTCAACCTCGACAGACCTGCCCGGATTTGCGAAAGTCTGATATGACCAATCCGCGACATAAAGAGGAGACAGCTGTGATTCAGGATGATCAACAGCCAAAGAATTCTCAGAATTTGTGCCAGGACTCCTCGATGGGAATGGCTCTCGGAAATGCGTTCGCTGGTCCACAATCTTCTTTGTACTTGGGGATTGACCCCGGGTTGAATCGGACTGGCTATGCGCTGGTTCGCCGTTCAAGACAGCGTCCGATTTTGCTCGAAGGAGGAGTCATCTCATCGACGAAATCGAAAACGCTTGCAGAACGTGTTCACGAAATTGGTTCGGGAATTCGCGAGGTGCTGGCGGAGTTTTCACCGGGAGCCATTGCGATTGAGCAAGTCTTTTCGATGACTCGCAACCCGAAGACTGCTGTCTTAATGGCACATGCGCGTGGGGCGATCCTCTTCGCTGTTGCGGAAACTGGAATCCCTTTGGTCCATTATACTCCTCGACAAATCAAGAAATTGCTGACAGGAACCGGGACCGCCTCAAAGGAGCAGGTGCAGTTGGCAGTTCAGCGAGAATTGAAACTCAAAAGAGTCTTGGAGCCGAACGATGTCGCTGATGCGAGTGCAATTGCTCTTTGCCATTACTACAGTGCAAGAGTGAATTTGAACGAATCGCAACCCTGTCCTGTGATTTGAATATTTGATGTGCACGCTACTTCATCAACCTGGCATGCTTCTAACCCTTTATCGAAGACGAAATGTCTGATCGCCCTGCACCGAACGTTTTAATTCTCTGCAAAGACCTGATGTTCTCCAGCCAACTAAATGGAGCTGTTCAGCGAGCGGGGTTGGTTCCCCAAACTTGCCTCGGACAGATCACGCTCACTCAGGCTCTGTCTCAACACGAAATCCAATGGGTCATTATTGACTTGGAAACAGAGAAGCTAGACCTGGAAGCACTCAGGTCTGCAACGACCGGTAAATTGGTTGGCTTTGGACCGCATGTTCATACTGCGAAGCTCGGAGCCGCCCAAGAAGCGGGGTTCGACTTTGTCTTAAGCCGCGGACAAATCTCTCGAGGTCTCGATCAGCTACTCGGTTCTTAAAAACATTGGTGCCCCCGAAAAGATGTCTGTCTTAACGAACAGGCTCGAGCAGCTTTTGAAAACACTGCGACGTTCCGCCTCGTGGCGAAGAGTCTGCGAAGTATTGAACGCGGTCTTCGCGGGCACGAAAAACATCGAAGATGTCTCAGGCCTGTTTCGGCATTGTTCTGACGTTCCGCCTCGTGGCGAAGAGTCTGCGAAGTATTGAACGCGGTCTTCACGGGCACGAAAAGCATTGAAGATGTCTCAGGCCTGTTTCGGCATTGTTCTGACGTTCCGCCTCGTGGCGAAGAGTCTGCGAAGTATTGAACGCGGTCTTCACGGGCACGAAAAGCATTGAAGATGTCTCAGGCCTGTTTCGGCATTGTTCTGACGTTCCGCCTCGTGGCGAAGAGTCTGCGAAGTATTGAACATGGTCTTCACGGGCACGAAAAACATCGAAGATGTTTAGGGGGTGATGATTGGGAGTGTTTGACTTGTGGTTTGTGAGTTCGGCTTCGGTTGTTCGCTGGTTTTGCCTTCGCGGAGTTCTTTTGCGGTTCCGCCGTGGACTCTCCGGTTGAAGACGTCTGGGTCGAACGGGTCGGGCTGGCTTTGATTGAGGAGATCTTGCAGGCGGATGCTTTCTCGCCGAGGAGTCGTTGTCGTTGTCTGGGTTGCGGTGGGCTCTGTTGCGGTGGACTCTTGTGAGTCCATCTCTGCGCTTGCCTGTTGGATCACTTCTTGTTGTGAGCCAGGTTCTTCAGCGTTTGCGATTGTGTTGGACTTGGAAGAACCGGTGAGGTCGCGAGCGACGCTTGTCACCCAATCTTTCAAGACTTGATGCTGATCATTCCCATGTGGTCCGAGAAAGATTCTTTGGTGATGCGTGTCGACCGCGATAGCCTTTGTTAAAAAGGGGCTTCTTTCGGGGGACTTCAAATCAATTTGTTGCAACACATTCTCGAGGTTGCTTTGGCTTTGAAGTCGATTCCCCAATGAACCTTGGCGAATAGCTTCCAGGTGAAATTCATTTTTGGCAGCCTGTCCGTGGCAGTAGGCGTTTCCGCATTTGTTGTGAATCAGTGGTTGGATGTGTCGGATGTATTTCTGGTGAGTCTCTCGGCTTAGCCCTGCAGATGTTCGCTCTCGGGGGCGTAGGAATCCATCCATCGTCATGGCTGGCCCGGATGGGAGTTGAACCTGCTTTTTGACCGGATTCAATTTCTCTTCGATTTTCACCATCAGCGCTCGCGACTCAGGGCGAAGCGGTTCCAGTTTAAGAGCTTTGGAAACTTCTGTTCTCGCCTGACCGACCAAGTCGTTTGTGAGGCACCACTCAGCGAGGACGAGGTGGTCATCGGTTTTGGGGTTGGGTGTCCGATCTCTCAGTGCGATATATGCTTCGTTGAGTGTTCGGGCAGTGACGTAGACTTTGCCAAACGGCACGATTCCATAGGTTCCGTTGTTGTCGATTCGGTATCCCCCAGCGACGTTGCTGATACGTCCAGAGAAGACACGACCGTCTTCCAGCACAATCACTCCATCGGTGAAGTCCAGGCGAGGGGATCCCGGGGTTTGATTCGTGTTGAGGGGCTGGATTTGTCCGGGAACTTGAGGCTGCACCGCTTCCTGAGCCTGCGAGAAAGCCGAAAGGCAGCAGAGTACAGAGAAGGTCATCAGGCGAAATTGCCTCGTCCGACTATTCATTTCGTCACTCCCTGACGTGAAAATATCCAGTGGCTGACAGAGCAGTTTGCTCTATCGTGTGCCCGTGAAGAATGCATCTCTCCAGTGAGTATGCTGTTCGCCACGAGGCAAATCCTGCAAGCCAATTCGAAAGATGCTCTAGTCTCTTGGAGAGTGGAGCAGAGAGTCAAGATCGGTTCTCCGAATGTCTCGACTGGCAAGAGCAGGGAGGGGGTGAGTCGTTGCTGAGCGGTCCGTGAGCGGCATAACCGGACCTTTCGAGGGAAGAGAACTCCTGATATTGGTGAATCGAAATGTGCATTTTGTCGGGAAGTTGCTAGATTGACTGGACTTGCGGAACGGACTTTTGATTCGATGTTGGCTTGTCGACGAGCGCCATTGAAGCAATTCAACCTGTTGTTTTCGTTTGTTTTTGCTGTTCCGAAAGCCAATGCTGGAGCGAATTGATGCCGAAGATCCGTTGCAAAAGTTGTGAAGCGACATTGAATGTTCCCGAGAAAGCTCTCGGCAAAACAATCAAATGCCCTAAGTGCAGCAACAAAATAAAGGTTCCGAGTGGCGGGAGTGGCGGAGCATCTCCTCAGCAACAACGAAGAAAGAAGAAGCCAGTCAAGTCGGCGGCTGCAGATGACCCGTTCGGTTTGGGGAATCTTGATGATTATGATCTGGAAGACAAAGACGAGCAGATCTGCCCTTACTGTGCGAAGGACATCGATGAAGATGACGTGATTTGCCAGAGTTGCGGGATGAACCTCGAAACCGGGCAGATGGATCGTCGTGAAAAGAAAAAGCGGTCCCGCAAAGGTCCTGACCCTTCCAAGTTTTTCGCTGCGGCATTTCCGGAATCGTGGAAGTTCGTGCTCAGTGAACCAAGAATGGCGGTCCGGGTGGGAACCGGCTTCACGTTCTTTACAACATTAGCCCTCATGTGCGGCTACATGGGGTTTGTTTATGTCCAGGAGCAAATGCCACCCAAAGTCTTCTGGATTATGTTGTCTTTGCTTTGCGGTCTCTCAGTGCCAGGCTTGATGTGGTATCTGACATTGAAAATTGTTGACTCGACCCGACGCAACGATAAATTTCAGTCCGATCGAATTCAGTTTGATCTGTTTACTTCTATTGCAGCTGGGGTTCGTGCGTTCTTCTGGCCGCTGATTCTGATCCCCGGAGCGCCTGTGATACTCGCTGGAGGGGTTGTCTATAGCTTGTTGTTTTCCGGTGATCTGAGCAATCCAGCCTTTCTGATCGTCGGTGGCGGGCTGTTAGGGTTTGCACTCTTTTTGCTGCCGATGGCCATGGTCCACATGACCGCGAGATACACTTATAAAGGCTGGATTCTCTGGGAGCTCTTGCAGATTCTCTTCCAAAATTTGGTCGGGATTATCTACATGCACCTCGTCGCCTTTGTAGCCCTCATTCCCGCGTTGCTGGTGGCTGTCCCGATCCTGCTGGTGATCAAGGGAGATGGTGGGTTCGAATCGATGAACCCCTTCGGAAGCGGTGTCGTTAACGGGATTACCGCAGGGATTACAACCTGGTTCCTGAACATTGTTGGTATGAATCCAGACCCGGAAGGGGGAATGTTCACAATTATCCGGGCGATGCTTAACATCGCAGCGGCGTTTATTGTCATCGCTCCGATCGGCTATCTCTCAGCCTTCCCTGCCATTTTCGTAATGAAAGCGTGCGGGCTGTTTGGGTACTACCACAGCTCAACGCTGGGGCTGGTTGACCAGAAACGTGAGTACGAAATCGCCACATTCTGGGTCCGCTACCTGGGGCATATTATTGACAACTTATGTGCACCTCTCGCGGTGTTTTTAGTCAGTTCGAATGCCAAACTCTCTAAGGTCGCCTGGGTCTTTACCGGTTTCCTTGTGCTTTCATTTATCTTTGCGAAGGTCGCGTTTCCAGGGATGTTTGTGTTGTGGCTAATCTATAGCAATTGGATGTACTGGGTTGTTCAGGAAGCCTCTGAGATTCGCACGACACTCGGAAAGGATGCTTTTGGTTTGATTGTGATTACAGAAGACAACAAGCAATTAACGATGAAGCAAGCGACAATGAAGTGGTTCCTCCGGAATGTCTCGGATAATTTGGCGGGCATCCCATTCCTTTTCGCAGCCATCCCCCCCAAGAAACAAGCTCTGCACGACATGGCTACGAAAACCAAAGTCGTCTGGAAAGGGGATCGATAGATCAGCCGGGAATCGTCGATCTTTATTGCCAGTTGAAAGATTGCTTAAGGAGCATCAACGGGCCAGCGCCACCTTCCGCGTCACTGTTTCCAAAATGATCTTCCAATTTGGACAGGGCGGGCTGGCCAAGTCCGTTTTTGTGACCGACTGGTGTTAATACAGTCATGAAGATGATGACGTTTCAAGAATGGCTGGCGATGCGGTAAGGGTTGTGGCTCAACGACGACAGGGCCGTGGAAGGTCTGTCGAAGTTGACGCAGCCTAAACCGAAGAAATCGCCCCAACGCAAGCCCATCACGCAGGCCGTGAAGCCGGCAAAGCCGCAGGTGCGTCCCGTGCTGCCGAAGTTTTCAACTGCACCAACGAAAAACGGACGACCATGATGGTCGCCCGCTT from Thalassoglobus polymorphus includes the following:
- a CDS encoding RDD family protein — translated: MPKIRCKSCEATLNVPEKALGKTIKCPKCSNKIKVPSGGSGGASPQQQRRKKKPVKSAAADDPFGLGNLDDYDLEDKDEQICPYCAKDIDEDDVICQSCGMNLETGQMDRREKKKRSRKGPDPSKFFAAAFPESWKFVLSEPRMAVRVGTGFTFFTTLALMCGYMGFVYVQEQMPPKVFWIMLSLLCGLSVPGLMWYLTLKIVDSTRRNDKFQSDRIQFDLFTSIAAGVRAFFWPLILIPGAPVILAGGVVYSLLFSGDLSNPAFLIVGGGLLGFALFLLPMAMVHMTARYTYKGWILWELLQILFQNLVGIIYMHLVAFVALIPALLVAVPILLVIKGDGGFESMNPFGSGVVNGITAGITTWFLNIVGMNPDPEGGMFTIIRAMLNIAAAFIVIAPIGYLSAFPAIFVMKACGLFGYYHSSTLGLVDQKREYEIATFWVRYLGHIIDNLCAPLAVFLVSSNAKLSKVAWVFTGFLVLSFIFAKVAFPGMFVLWLIYSNWMYWVVQEASEIRTTLGKDAFGLIVITEDNKQLTMKQATMKWFLRNVSDNLAGIPFLFAAIPPKKQALHDMATKTKVVWKGDR